A single Montipora foliosa isolate CH-2021 chromosome 7, ASM3666993v2, whole genome shotgun sequence DNA region contains:
- the LOC138010068 gene encoding uncharacterized protein encodes MLRVGVDGKVYKTFVCQAGTSFNTKDCGTQYTSGTGSYQRKTSATLHWTYDELKDTVLCNREALIRWLMDEEVIASRRACPVCGENMGLVECSYRSDGYKWECKKRATNKRHKSTVSIWKGSWFEQSNLTLEEILKFTYWWSEGLTQEQIKKQLHIYPKAAVDWDMFCRETCEVTIQRNSEKFGGEGKVVRIDESKVGKKKYHRGHRVEGQWVFGGIEEDSRRCFLVSSLLPIIKDWIEPGTLIVSDCWKSYHNLDKHGYSHQTMNHSKEFVNEDGYNTNKMEGHWGHMKVSLPVFGTRKDKYSSYLACGVYLAACKQIKDKDLFATFLNDVKPTGSPS; translated from the coding sequence atgttgaggGTCGGAGTTGATGGAAAAGTGTATAAAACTTTTGTCTGTCAGGCAGGCACTAGTTTCAATACAAAAGATTGTGGAACTCAGTACACAAGCGGAACTGGAAGCTATCAGCGAAAAACAAGTGCTACCTTGCATTGGACGTATGATGAGCTGAAGGACACTGTTCTCTGTAACAGAGAAGCATTAATCCGGTGGTTGATGGATGAAGAAGTGATCGCCTCTAGACGTGCCTGCCCCGTTTGCGGTGAAAACATGGGGCTGGTAGAATGTTCGTACCGATCCGACGGTTACAAGTGGGAATGTAAAAAGCGAGCGACTAACAAGCGCCATAAAAGTACAGTGAGCATTTGGAAGGGAAGTTGGTTTGAACAGAGTAATCTTACCCTGGAGGAGATCCTCAAGTTCACCTACTGGTGGTCGGAAGGTCTTACGCAAGAGCAAATTAAGAAACAGTTGCACATTTATCCAAAAGCAGCTGTCGACTGGGATATGTTTTGTCGGGAAACATGTGAAGTTACCATCCAGAGAAATAGTGAAAAGTTTGGCGGGGAAGGGAAAGTAGTCCGAATTGATGAAAGCAAGGttggaaagaaaaaataccATCGAGGGCACAGAGTTGAAGGACAATGGGTTTTTGGTGGTATAGAAGAAGATTCGAGGAGATGTTTTCTTGTGTCTTCACTTTTGCCTATCATAAAAGACTGGATTGAACCGGGAACGTTAATTGTCTCTGACTGCTGGAAATCATACCACAACTTGGATAAACATGGATATTCACACCAAACCATGAACCATTCAAAGGAGTTTGTTAATGAAGATGGATATAATACGAACAAAATGGAAGGACACTGGGGGCACATGAAAGTGAGTTTGCCTGTATTCGGCACTCGGAAGGACAAGTACTCTTCCTATCTTGCATGCGGAGTTTATTTGGCGGCATGTAAACAAATTAAAGACAAAGACTTATTCGCAACATTCTTAAATGATGTAAAacccacaggctccccaagctaa